Part of the Zea mays cultivar B73 chromosome 4, Zm-B73-REFERENCE-NAM-5.0, whole genome shotgun sequence genome is shown below.
aatcttgtgagattaataatatgtattacataagttcatctctgttctaaattttaggtcaccataaaataaattgatctatgattatgtacttgtaaataacacttagggaaataataatctattgtcaaataaagttaatctatgccatagtttatgttataccctgaattcattatcccttatgtagtattgtgtctttttaagatgtgttctaatgtttgtacatgtttggtgtgatgttcatttgtactttccaaatgtattgaatgcatgctcgctttatatagacaacgagcagtccgaggttcctgagtgtgttgttggagacctccctgagcagcaacctggtgaaggcaagtgtcctctgacccattatgtcctacatactttatgattcactttcccgcattactttatgaaacctaaggattgactagtctgtattcacttatccttgtttacctttttgggttatcatggttagcacgttgctattgccttaacttaatcaatgaacatgatgtgaacatttatgatacgatattgttatcctgatattgtggatgatcttgtgataccttaggggactcaggccttttagataagtacctctccgtaaggacctgttcgtggagtgaccacccgggataacagtacaaccatgagggtggaatgggatgcccttagttgATTAATTAAATGAATAtgtgggtgtagttggctttgccggagggccgtcaatggggggcagggcgtagtgctcgctctgccaaggttggggtgcagaggttctttcgatttggttttgttagtcacccaccttggggaggtgtactgcgtttgtacgactggcgaaacctaacgagcagctatgcaccaggggagtctttgtaaaggctacgtagtgtattcctggccattcaccttggtagtgaagatcgtgtctgtacaacccaggctggaaagggatcacgacttgtgggtaaagtgtacaacctctgcagagtgttaaaacggtatatcagccgagctcacggttaagagcagccttgggatcctctttgattagaagaagtttggatacttttatgttgatgattaacaatgatgttataaaacctgatctctggtatttcctcttttgaggaggtacttatgggtaataactgggttatttactaaaacttggctctactaataataataaatacttgaccaactaaaagcaactgcttaacctcaactccatatacagctagtccactttagccaaacgggacatttgctgagtacgttgatgtgtactcacccttgctttacacaccacccccaccccaggttgtccctagTGTACTCAATGcttaggaggtgatgctggcaacatggaagatttcgaggagtttcaggactacgatgagttctagttctttcttagtggcaaacccccagtcagctgtctgtgtatgcttagcatctacgtttcgtatttccgcactttgataattatgttgaacaatggttatgtattagactctgtggatgtcttggacatcttgatgtaataaagtacctttacgCTATTtacttcaagcattgtgtgatgatgtccaattatgtaattgctgtgtatgtgagtttctgatcctggcacgtacatggtttgcattcggtttgccttccaaaaccgggtgtgacagctgagGTCCCTACGGCTGGGGTTGTTCGGTCCCACTGGTCAGCGGAGATACATATCTGGCGTCGTACTTGATAGGGACCCTCCGGTACCACTTCCACGGTCTGGGCATCGCTCGGTGATGTCCCATCGCGTCGACGTGGCTCCATAGTACTAGGTCGGCTCTTCCTTTCGGTAGAGGTGTTCGCCTAAGAGCTGTCTGTCGTCTCACTAGGTTGCTTGGCGGGCAGGTTGGTCAGCAACCCTGCCTCGCTGGGTCGCTCGACAGGAAGGTTGGTCGGCAGCCCCGCCTCGCCGGGTTGCTCGGCGGTATTTGTTCGATGGATAGGCTGGCCGGCTTGACGGACCGTCACGTCGAGCCGCTTGTCAGGTGGACCAGCCGGTTTGTGGGCCATTATTTGAGGACTTTGGGCCTTCTTTAAGTACCTTGTTATCAGGTACCCGACAATATGCTAATTTGATCAAACTTATGTAATACGAAATATGGTCAAAGTGTGTGTCTAGTGGCGATCAAACACTCAGAAACTATCTATTTATAAAAAAGTATTATAGTTTGTTTGGCTTATGGCTAGATTTTGGCCACAGAATTGGCCTCTAGCTGCCGCTAAAGTGCCAAATGCTTCATTTCTTTGTCCGCTTGTGCGAGAACTGCTTATGTGAAAAACATCCGAATAAACGTAAATGTAGAATTTGTCAAATCGCCACGATAGGAGGAGTCCGCCACGACAGGAGGAGTCCGTCGCTTTCTAAACCCTAAATTTTATTGAtcactcactaccggaatccagaCCTTTGCTGAGTGCcggtggctttgccgagtgctttttatcgggctcTCGACAAAGAAGACTTTACCGAGCGCCGCACTCGACAAAGTCCTGCCTTCGGTAAAGAGcttgtttaccgagtgcaggacactcggcacaacgaagcactcggcaaagactacttTGCCGAGcggcaaacactcggcaaaaaggcgctcggcaaagggccgttagtgGCCGTCTACAGCTTACGTCCGTCAGACTTTGCCGAGGGACGaagtccggcactcggcaaagcagattctttgccgagtgtctgacactcggcaaagaaagtctttaccgagtgtctttagtggacactcggcaaagcatattttatttttttattttggccaccaaactttttgtggtatgttcctacactatgtagacctacatgtaccattttgggacaattataacagtgttttcaatagctagtagatttagttcgtttatttgaatttcttcggaaaattcagatttgaactgcaagtcactcgaaactcaaCAAAGTACCTGACAGGGGACCCCTCTGGcggattctttgtcgagtgctgtcaggcagacactcagcaaagcgaacggctttgccgagtgtcgcccgggacactcggtaaagactccgtctccgtcacccgtcgccgtaacggctgcttttctttgtcgagtgctctctGGCATTTGGCAaaccactttgccgagtgcccgagaaaaagtactcggcaaagatggctttgccgatgtactgtatgccgagccctctttgccgagtgtttttaaagctttgccgagtgcttcgggcactcggcaaagcctacgATTTCGGTAGTGACTTCTTTTTCCACATCTAAACTCCCGCGATGTCCAGATCCTCGTGGCAACTAGATTATACGAAAGCAGACAAAAGCTCTTTAGAAAAAAATCTCACAAACAGACTTACGTGTGTGGTGGCAAATAATGCCCAGGAAGAAACCAAACAGCTAGCTGTCCAGTGTCTCCACAGTCAAATGTCGGCATGCGGTCCTACACTACCGGAAtacaaggctttgccgagtgttgtaatctttgtcgagtgccttttgtcgggcactcggcaaagacggctttgccgagtgccgcactcggtaaagctaGACTCTCGGCAACGaggttctttaccgagtgctggacactcggcacaggacgacactcggcaaagactagtttgccgagtgtcaaacactcggcaaagggggctctcggcaaagggccgtcaacggccgtcctaaagttgacggccgtcagtctttgccgagagccagcggctggcactcggcaaagaggattctttgccgagtgtcacacatctagcactcggcaaagagctctttgccgagtgtcttatccagacactcggcaaagtatatttttatttttttgattttgtctcccaaactttttgtggtatgttcctacactatgtagacctacatgtatcatttgtggacaattataacagagattcaatcgttagtagatttagttcgtttatctgaatttcttcggaaaattcaaatttgaactgcaggtcactcgaaacttggaaaaccgtgcatgaaaaatgaTATTCctggtacttagcataagttacgaccgatttcagaagcgtaccggaaacttcgagcaacatgctcactaaacatggccgtgaacttggcatccacgtgtttaaaaattgtataaaacacaaacaaagtcagagaatcatgaaacttgtccccgtgtcatgatatcatatgtataggctgtgataaaaattttagagtatttgaagaaagttgtgagacactatgtgtagaaacctaagaggactacacatgaaatcatagagtttcaatgtggatctcttaggtttctacacatagtgtctcacaactttctccaaacattctaaattttttatcacagcctatacatatgatatcatgacacggggacaagtttcatgattttctgactttgtttgtgttttatacaatttttaaacacgtggatgccaagttcacggccatgtttagtgagcatgttgctcgaagtttctggtacgcatctgaaatcggtcgtaacttatgctaagtaacatgaatatcattttttcatgcacggttttccaagtttcgagtgacctgcagttcaaatttgaattttccgaagaatttcaaaaaaacaaactaaatctactaacgattgaaaactatgttataattgtccacaaatgatacatgtaggtctacatagtgtaggaacataccacaaaaagtttgggagacaaaatcaaaaaaataaaaatatactttgccgagtgtctggataagacactcgacaaagcttcctttgccgagtgccagctgcgtggcactcggcaaagaatagggaaagagtctttgccgagtgtcacccaagggacactcggcaaagactgctttgccgagtgccagcgatctggcactcggcaaagcttattttaaaattaaaaaaaaactttgccgagtgccagatcacgggcactcggcaaagcgccctaCATACAACGGCCGAATGCTTCTTcttcctcactctctctctcactcactcactcaaacgccgccgccgccgcgccctcacCGTCGCcgcgccatcgccgccgccgtgccgttcctcgcgcccgcgccgcgccgccgccgtgccccatcgcccgcgccgccgccgcgcgcccgtgcgcgctccctcgccgccgccgcgcgcgttcccgcgccgccgcgcgcccgtgcCCGCGCCGCCTCCGCGCGCCCTCGCCCGAGCACGCTCccgtgcccgccgccgccgcgcgccctcgcccgcgcgcgctcccgtgccggcgccgcgcgcccgcgctcgccctcgcgctcgccgAAGCCGCGCCCGCCGTGCCCGCGCTCGCCGTGCCGTTGCCCGCGCTCGCCGTGCCGTGCCTACGCTCGCCGTGCCGTGCCCCTCGTCGTGTCACGCCCTCGCCCGTCGTCGTGCCCCTCGCCTAACCCCTCGCCCTCGCCCGTGCCCCCGCCGCGGCCCCGCCCACcgcccccgcccgtgcccccgCCGCACTCCTCGTCCGTCGTGACCCCGCCGTTTCCCCGCCGTGCCCTCGCCCGCCAGGCGCCTCGCCCGCGACCCGTCGTCTCGCCcgcgccccgtcgcctcgcccgTGCCGAAACCTCTAAGGTGATTACTTGATTTATGTTATAcgtgtatgatttatatgaaatgattagttTTAATATTAAGTTAGTTATATACGTGcatgattaggttaatatgtagtattgtggattgccggccatcgtgccgttgaattatgcgtggatgtcagccatcgtgctgatagttttatttgcaggattttgaaacctccccgtgcaggggaggtgctgccgaaattttctgttgctaggcttctgttagaggatggaggaccgtgagtggatgtacacgggccgtagaggaaggaacgatgtcaccactgaatggattagaaggaccgatgatttcgtggaacaggCATACACTACTAAAAAATCACCTTCTTGCAATGGGCAAAAATCGTTGCGATAGACCATAAATCGTTGCGAAAGGCACCAATTGCGATAGAACAACTGCCGTTGCCTGCTGTTGCAGAAAACAGAGTGGCAATAGGCTATAGCAACAATTTTACGTTCTGTTGCAATTACTACATCTTTTGCAACGTATTCAAGTGTTGCAATCGTTCGTTGTTACAATGGACTATTCTGTTGCAATAAGTTATATTGCAACATTTACGATAGTTGCCAAAAACTCTATTGCCACAACATATTTCATGGTAATAAGTGTTAATGCCACGTTTAAATCTGTTGCAAATGGCTTTGTTACCACAAGATGCTTCGTGGCAACAAAACACTAGTGCCACACAAGTGACTCATGGCAACAAGATGTATTGCAATGCAAATAATTTCGTTGCATTTGATCATTTTGCAACATAATGTGTCTCGTGGCTACATGATCTTTTTGCTATAAAAATTATCTATGGTAAGAACCGttataacaacaacaacaaaatatCATAACTAATGATGTTGCAACAAGAAGAAAAGGTTGCGACTACTGAAGTCCCAACGAAATAGATCCATGGTAATTACATCTTATTGCAACAAAAAAAATCATTGCAACTGAACCATACAACAACTAATAAAACCGTTGCATTTACACATATTCAAACCCACAATTTATACGACAATGCATTTTGCATTTCTATTGGGTATAAAATGTTATGCAAAAGAATTATATTTTACATCAGTAACGTCAGAACCAAAATTGACAACCATAATATTTGTCTCTTGTCTCATATATTAACTATATCCATACCATAAGTTGTAACAAATAGATTGCACCAAATAAATAGTGGCCAAATACAAATTGATTTGATAACATAGCTCACAATCACAGCATCCTCGTACTAGCTTGGATTGTGATAACATAGATAATAAACTACTCAGGACTAGCAAATTATTGGAAGTTTTTTTTGCCATCGTGTACCCCTCCATCCCCTCCATTGATGCAAGCGATGGTTAGCTAGGCTGACGACGATATCACGACGACAAGAAACCTGTTGGAAGTGTTCAAAACAATAATTAGTAAAACTACAATAACTTGGTTAATCATTAGTGGAAGACTACAACTGTAGTGCCTACAGCTACAGCTACAACTACAGCACAACTCCTAGCAAGCAGCATCAGCAGCAACCATCAGCAAGCAGCAAGCAGCAACACGCAACAAGCAGCAAGCAGCAGCACGCAGCTAGCAGCGGCAAGAAACAAACAGTAGCACGCAGCAACAGGAAGCACGTAGCAGCAAGCGTTCTACTCTATCTCTACCAGAGAAGGCAGCTGCAGCACCAGCCTAACAAGAGCGAAAACAAGCTATCAAATAAGCATGCTGCACAGAGCCACAAACATGTGTACTGCTCCTATGGTTAACTAAAATCTGTTTAGGCTACTAAAATCCATTGCATGCACAACtacaaaagaaataaaaaaaagatTGTGGACATACCTTAAACACACTTTGATAGAGCTTCTTAAGTTGATCTACCTTGCTTCTCGCTTGCACTTGCGGATTGTACCTATTATCATATTCAGgattacaaaaacaaaactatcaaAAAATGTTGTAAAACAGTTTATATGATCATAATACAAGAACATTTGCATTCCATACACATTCGCTTCTTTTGTTGCCCCTTGCCTGCACACGTCTTGTCACAGCATTCCTTAGAGTGTAAGAGCTAATATAGTTTGCTGGCATATTGTCTTTCTTATTGTTTGTGTCTGGTGTACGAACGTTGTTTGCACTACTTGGTGCAGGTGCAGGAGAATCAGCTGGGATGAATTCAGGAGGTTTAGTAGGGACAATGGAAGAAGGATCGATTGGAGTGGTGCTTTCACGGTTGCTCTGCATTAAACAATTGATCAAACAATTTATGTTGCAAAAGTTTCTAATAGCAATGATGGTAAAAATACAAATATCAAATTTTATACCTGTTGTGCTAcaacagcaagggcagcaaccatttcttgcctcatttcttctctaagcacttgtctttttttttcttcttcttcttgcagtGCTTGCATTTTTTCCTGGAGTATTCTTTCTCGTTCTGCAACCTCACACGCAAGTTTTTCATTTAACAACTGGACCTGACTTTCGAGTTCAATGTTTTTTTGGTTGGTTGCAACCGTGGCACGAGCTTGTTCGAGGAACTTTGATTCCATCACTTGACTTCTTGTTGGATATCTTGATAGGTACCCATGACCATGAAGTCTGTTTGCCTTACATCCTGTTGTTTCCTTGAATGTTGTTTGGAAAATAGCATTTTCCTCTTCTCTTGTTAGATGATATTTTTCTGTTTGATATATTTTCTCAGCAATTTTCTCAGCTGCGTTCTCCTGAAAAGAACAATATAGTTCAAGTTagctcaattcaaataagaattgATGCCGAGTATTTTAAAGTATGTTTTAGTAGTAAGTTTTGTGATTTACTCACATAAATGCCACGTGAAGCCTCTTCCGACCATTCATCATTTTTACAATGAGTAGTCATCCAAAGGGATAGATCGGTTGGTTCTATACCAGTTTCTGGATCTCTCTGTAATGTGAAGAATGTATCATACAAGTTTGTCATTAATCATGGAAAATAAAGTAGTGGTCATATCATTACCTGTTGAAAGCTTATTTGGGAAAAAGTTCTAGAACCCATTATATGCTTCGTTCTTTGTTTCTGACGGTTTTCCGAGTTCCGACTGCTTATTTTCTAGAAAATAATAATAGTTGGAAATGAATTAATAAATAAATCGCTAGAATCATCCATATTATGCAAGTGTCAATCGTTAAAGTAAAGGAAATGAAATAGCAAACCTGGAATTTCTCAGATCCAAAATACAACACCATGTAATGCCACTCGACGATGTCTACATCTTCAGGCTTGTTTTTCATCCTTTCAGCATAACTATTGTATGCCTTGTATGTTGAGCTTAACGTTGATCGCCATCCTTTGTATCTCTCCTTAGCAATAGACCAGATCTTTTCATGCGCGTCCTCATTGGTTAGAAACTCCCACCTTCGCTGTTTCAGTTTTGATATAAAGAGAAGGTTAATTGTCTAGTAATTTGGGAATAGTAGACCACTAATAGTTCTAGCTAACTATTAGGGCTCAAGTAAAGAAATTTCACATACCAGTACGTCAGAGGCTATAGAAGATCTAACATTGAGCTCTATATCTTTCCACTTTTTCACTCCAATGAGTGGTGCCTTTTTCTTTGTAAACAATACGATTTCATCCACAAAAGTGCGAGCGTTTGGTCCTACAGGACCTCCAAGCTTAGATGAAAATTCAATCTTAAGTTTGTGATCACCGTTCTTGATTCGCTTGGTGGCTGCTGCTATACCCTTAAGGGTACCACGCCCCTCCTTTTTGAAGACTCCATCGTTATCTACATATATACCAATAACATCTGAATGGGTAGAAATATTCAAAGTAGAAGATTGCAACATTTGAATAGAAACACTCTTAGTAAAAAATACCACGATCTCTTTTCCTATGACGTCTAGCATGAGATGGCCAATTAGCAGTAGGTTTGCTGCTGCCATGAATTTCTTCATCTGATAATATTAGGTCATCATTGCTTTGTCGTTCATACAATACTGCGGATAGCATAGGCATCAGTTACATCTCTAACAATTTGCGAAAATATACACTATATGTTAGTAGGCTGTAAATAAAAGAAATTACAGATATCTGGAAGATCGCCTTGATGCCTTAACCATTCTTTATATGTTTTGATCGTATCCTCCCTGAAGTCATCCATTAAATCTGCACTTAAACAATATGTAAGTTTAACTATGGAAACTATAACATATCATGTATTTAATGTAATGAGTTTGACATCTTAACTTACCCGTTTCTGGATTATCATGTTGTAGTATTGCAAGCCACTCCTTATATGCATCAATCGACACTTCTATAGTTTCTTCATCAACATTTGTTCGCTGCCTTGGACGCTTGATGGGAGTTATGCTTACCTCTAGATCACTGGGTGGATCTTTTGTGAGCACAAAACTTATTTTTCTCTCATCCATGTTATCAGACAGCATGGCCTCTTCTTGGTGGATGTAATCAAGTGCCAACAGCCTGGATCGAtcaatgccacatcgtttcttgtAAAACAAGAAGTCCCTCCCAGAATATCCAAGTTTCGATTTTATGTACACCACGTTGTAAAAGGCAACATAAGCTTTATCAATATTTACTATGACAATTTCTTTTCCAGGTTGTGCTCCAATGCAATGGAATTTCAAGGTCCATATCTCACcagtcaacctgccacacaaataTATTCTAAGCAAACAATGACTAAAACAGTGTTGTAAAAAGATTTCATTCAACAATTAAGAGGTATGAAAACAATATACTATAATTATGATCTGCGCCAAGGCCAAAGCAGTAGAGAACAATATGGGTAGATAGATTTTTACTTGTCAGGAAGATCAAAGAAGACGTTCTTCCCGGCCATAATCTCGTCCACAATCCGTGTACCAAGTTGGCTACCATTGTCGTTGGTGCACATATTAGCTTCATTGCTTGTCGGCTGCAAACCTCCTTGAGTCGTCATCATAGGTCAGGAAAATAGATGCTGACAGGACAGGGAACGAAAAAATCATGTAAGTATAACAATAGATTGGTTTATGGAATTATGTGCAGTAATTTAGGTGACAGAACACGATACAGCCAAGCGCGGTTTGTAGCTAGTAGGGCCAAGCGCGGTTTGGTGTGTGTCGTTGGAAGAACTCGAATTTCCCACGGAAGCAACGATTATTCTCTACTAGGGATGATGCTAAACAAAGCTACAAGCTAGCTAGGGACCTCGCACATCACTTCCAGGAAAGACACTAGGTGTAGGCAGCTATATACTAATAATTAACTAGTTGCTAATCATGGTGTTGATTCGTTCATTCCTAAAGCCCCATATACATACTTGTTTCTTTCACAAGCAGCATCATATCTATCCATGGCAATAATAATACAAATCAAGACATCTATGTCGATGGTAGTAGTACTTTGTATATATTTGCAGAGATGAATGGGGCATCATCTGGAGCATCGATCTATAGATAATTGTTAGCAACAATTAATTGTAAGTGTTTCAAGCTGGCCAGCTAAAATCTTAAATAATTGTCAGCTAGACCCCAATTAACAATTAGTACCTGGGTTAGAACAGCTAAAATCCATGACCAAAACGCACAACAGCAAGATCCAAAACGCACAAGCCAACACAGTAACCAGACCTGGCACCGACGCGTGCAAGCTGCCGACAATAGAGAAAAAAAAGAGACAGCCGATGCTCCAGAGATGAACGACGGACCAGGGAGAGTGTGTGCCGGTGCCAGAGATGAACGCGTGCAAGCTGCTCGGTCCTAGGTCGGCCTGGAGAGTGGAAGCCGAACGACGTGCCGGTGCCAGAGATGAACGCGTGCAAGCTGCTCGGTCCCAGGTCGGCCTGGAGAGTGGAAGCCGAATGACGGACGGCGAACGGAGATTGGGGGACGGAGCTCAGAGATTAGAAATGGAGATTGGGGGCGGCGCGTACCTCAACCTGAAACCTGGACGGGCTATGGCTGATGAAACCCTTGCAGTAGAGCAGATTAGGAAGGAGGAACGAGGAATGCCTGCCCTTGCGCCCTTCCCATTTGGGAGCTGGTCCATGGTCCGCGTCTGTGGTTGACAGGGTGAGTGGCTGGTGGCTGGGACCAGGCAAACATGTATTGAGAGCACGCCGATCGCTAATGCTGACAGCGATCTTCAAGGTTTTCAGATATTTCCATCTTGCTTTCCTTACTGTCACCATCTGAGAACAGAATAATAATGCTGTGATTAAACGACGCTAGTCATGTATCCTCGTCAAAGAGCCAAGTTCAGCATCTGAAGTGAATGGGAATTTTACAGGCATAGTGCATACTGTCTGAAGGGACATTGGACGCCAAGAATGGGGAAAACTAACCAGATGGTTTAATTTATCAGTATCGATCTTTTTGGATTTGGAGCCTTTCTTTCGATCGTCCCGAGACATTGGGCGCGAAGGTCGGATTTCCTTCGTGAAGACATTGAGCCTTGTTCTGCTTGATTTTGTTTTGGTTTTGTCGACGATTGCCATTTTCTGAGGATCTGGTCACATGGATCAGGCCAGATGGAGTGCTTGCATTGCACATTGGCAAGGGCGAGCAGAGTTGTTAGGTTGGCGcacgattaatttatggaatgtgCTATGCAAGCAAACTCGATCGTATTCTTGGTTTTATCGTAGAGCAAGACTCCATGAATTTGGTTATTGTTATGGGTGAACACACTCGGAAATGGTCGGCAAACAGTCAGTAATTCATAAATATCAAAAATAGATCGCCTTATATCAGATTGAGGTTTGCATTCAGAAAAGACTTAATTACATTATCTGTTTTTGTGTTTTTGTTTCAAAATTTTCATTCCCCAGGTGATTCTTGAACCAGATGTCCATTATCGATCTATATTCATGCAAACGCGCTGGATTCATTTGCGAGTAGAAGATGACCTCGGAGGACCAGCTTTTCTTTGGTTCCTTGTTCTGCTTGATTTTGTTTTGGTTTTCTCGACGATTGCCATTTTCTGAGGATCTGGTCACATGGATTAGGCCAGATGGAGTGCTTGCATTGCACATTGGCAAGGGCGAGCAGAGTTGTTAGGTTGGCGCACGATTGATTATATGGTGAGCTTGGTTTCTTTTTGAGATACATAGTTGTGCTTGCTTTGGAGCCCTGTACAGTTAAAGGTAGACCTTGGTCGACAGCGCATCTGTGAGTGCCTGCCTGTATCCAGCTGGTTCCGGATTTGGTTATTTACGCTCttgtttttttatatttttttgccTGTATTTGCAATTCATTGGTTGCTGTTGTATATAGAAGAGAGTTTTAAATAGAGAGAATGCACGACTCTGCAACTGGCAAATTTTGTATACATACTGCAATAGGTGATTTGGACTATTTGATACTGTTTACAGGGAGAAGTTTGAAATAAGGGATGGGATATAAGATTTGCTAGTAGTAGTAGAGTCTAAAATCAGTGCTGCAAAAAGGGAGAGGGAGCACCCAAATTTCATGGAGCCGACAGAAATACCTTCTTCTCGAGCGCGCGAAGGTCGGATTTCCTCTTTTCCTCTTTTCAGACTACTAAAAATTAACAACAGGAAACGAGAGAGTAGCAACAATACTGATGTTTTTAATGTCTCGGTTGTGTGAGTCTGAGGAGGACGCGTGCAAGGACACGCGGAGGCAAGTCGTTGTCGTGCCGTGCGTGGGATTCCCTACTAGAGTACTAGTAGCTATGACGAGAGATCGCCATCGTGGGCATCG
Proteins encoded:
- the LOC103655164 gene encoding uncharacterized protein gives rise to the protein MLSDNMDERKISFVLTKDPPSDLEVSITPIKRPRQRTNVDEETIEVSIDAYKEWLAILQHDNPETDLMDDFREDTIKTYKEWLRHQGDLPDILLYERQSNDDLILSDEEIHGSSKPTANWPSHARRHRKRDRGIFY